The following are from one region of the Deltaproteobacteria bacterium HGW-Deltaproteobacteria-6 genome:
- the thiD gene encoding bifunctional hydroxymethylpyrimidine kinase/phosphomethylpyrimidine kinase, translating to MRPFKVLCIGGSDSGGGAGIQADLKAVSACGCYGTSAITALTAQNTRGVQGILPVPPKFIAAQLDAVLSDIGADAVKTGMLLTAGAVHAVVRKVEQYGLSNLVVDPVMIAKGGCTMMQEAALKAIIKKLLPLTGVLTPNVPEAESLAHMKIRSIAGMKKACTIISDLGVKNVIIKGGHLSGRRTAGSIDVLYDGKQYYEFPADWIKTKNTHGTGCTFASALAANIAQGKTIVESVEQAKRIVTEAIANSLFVGKGHGPVNVFGKMY from the coding sequence ATGAGGCCGTTTAAAGTCTTATGTATTGGAGGATCCGATTCCGGCGGAGGCGCGGGCATTCAGGCGGACCTGAAGGCTGTGAGCGCCTGCGGCTGTTACGGCACGAGCGCGATTACGGCGTTGACCGCGCAAAACACACGCGGCGTTCAGGGGATTCTTCCGGTGCCGCCAAAATTCATTGCGGCGCAATTGGATGCCGTGTTGAGCGATATCGGCGCGGATGCCGTGAAGACCGGCATGCTTTTAACAGCAGGTGCGGTTCATGCCGTTGTCCGTAAGGTTGAACAATACGGGCTTTCGAATCTGGTGGTCGATCCGGTCATGATTGCCAAGGGCGGTTGCACCATGATGCAGGAGGCGGCGCTAAAGGCGATCATCAAAAAGCTGCTGCCGCTGACGGGGGTTCTTACCCCGAATGTACCCGAAGCGGAATCTCTGGCGCACATGAAAATCCGATCGATTGCCGGCATGAAGAAAGCTTGCACCATTATTTCGGATCTTGGTGTGAAAAATGTGATCATTAAGGGAGGGCATCTGTCGGGCAGAAGGACTGCGGGCAGTATAGATGTGCTTTATGACGGGAAACAATATTATGAGTTTCCGGCAGATTGGATCAAAACAAAGAACACACATGGCACCGGCTGTACGTTTGCCTCTGCGCTCGCCGCAAATATTGCTCAGGGTAAAACGATTGTGGAGTCGGTAGAGCAGGCGAAAAGGATTGTGACAGAGGCGATTGCCAACTCGCTTTTCGTGGGAAAAGGTCACGGGCCGGTGAATGTTTTTGGAAAAATGTATTAA
- a CDS encoding phosphomethylpyrimidine synthase, with protein sequence MTQLEKARQGIISEEMKICAAEEGVEGEFIRQGMVDGNIVICRNVNHTGIKPLAIGLGLRTKVNANIGTSRDNNDLAVELEKLKIAAAAGADAVMDLSTGGNLAQIRKAVMEQATVAIGTVPIYQAAVKILDEKKAISEMTAEDMFAVIEENGRDGVDFITVHCGVNRLSVAAVEAQGRVLGIVSRGGSMTANWMHCNKRENPLYEEYDRLLEIAHRYDMVLSLGDGLRPGATDDATDRGQLQELIILGELAARARRKGVQVMIEGPGHVPITEVEANIKLQKKICQGAPFYVLGPLPTDIAPGYDHITSAIGGAIAGAAGADFLCYVTPAEHLRLPSLADVRDGVIAARIAAHIADIAKGVKGARERDRKMSECRKNFDWQGQVDLSIDPERTVALLEKSKSAQDEGCSMCGEFCAIKLGKR encoded by the coding sequence ATGACACAGTTGGAAAAAGCACGCCAGGGGATCATTTCAGAAGAGATGAAAATCTGCGCGGCGGAAGAAGGCGTTGAGGGAGAGTTTATCCGGCAGGGCATGGTGGATGGAAATATCGTGATTTGCCGCAATGTGAACCATACGGGAATCAAACCGCTGGCGATAGGACTTGGTTTGCGCACCAAAGTCAACGCCAATATCGGGACATCCAGGGACAATAATGATTTGGCCGTTGAATTGGAAAAATTAAAAATTGCCGCGGCGGCAGGGGCCGACGCGGTGATGGATCTTTCTACCGGCGGCAATCTGGCGCAAATCCGCAAAGCGGTGATGGAACAAGCTACCGTGGCCATCGGGACGGTGCCGATTTATCAGGCCGCGGTAAAAATTCTGGACGAGAAAAAAGCGATTTCCGAAATGACGGCGGAAGATATGTTTGCCGTGATCGAGGAAAACGGCCGCGACGGCGTCGACTTCATTACCGTGCACTGCGGCGTCAATCGCCTGAGTGTGGCTGCAGTCGAGGCGCAGGGAAGGGTCCTGGGCATCGTCAGCCGGGGTGGTTCCATGACAGCCAACTGGATGCACTGCAACAAGCGGGAAAATCCGCTTTATGAGGAATACGACCGGCTGCTCGAAATCGCGCACCGCTATGACATGGTTTTGAGTCTGGGTGACGGTTTGCGCCCGGGAGCCACCGATGACGCGACCGACCGGGGACAATTGCAGGAGCTGATCATTCTGGGCGAGCTCGCGGCCCGCGCCCGTAGGAAAGGCGTACAGGTCATGATTGAAGGTCCGGGACATGTGCCGATTACCGAAGTGGAGGCCAATATCAAACTTCAGAAGAAAATATGTCAGGGCGCTCCGTTTTATGTTCTGGGACCGCTGCCCACGGACATCGCGCCCGGTTACGACCATATCACCTCCGCGATCGGCGGGGCGATTGCCGGAGCCGCCGGAGCTGATTTTCTCTGCTACGTAACGCCGGCAGAACATCTGCGTCTGCCTTCGCTTGCCGACGTCCGCGACGGCGTTATTGCCGCGCGGATTGCCGCCCATATCGCGGATATTGCCAAGGGCGTCAAAGGGGCGCGTGAGCGGGACCGGAAAATGTCCGAGTGCCGGAAAAATTTCGACTGGCAGGGACAGGTGGATTTATCCATCGATCCGGAAAGAACCGTCGCGCTTCTGGAAAAAAGCAAGAGCGCTCAGGATGAAGGCTGCTCGATGTGCGGCGAGTTTTGCGCAATCAAATTAGGCAAACGATAA
- a CDS encoding phosphohydrolase, with protein sequence MKEAGFEAYFVGGCVRDFIRGKVPGDYDIVTSALPDQVIHLFERTVAVGAKFGVVVVMEGGHSCEVATFRSDDVYEDGRRPSQVHFSSAREDVFRRDFTANGLLMDAVTGEIIDYVDGRADIQKKIIRTIGDPAHRFNEDYLRMMRAIRFAANLDFALDEAAKDAITRNAAKIKEISAERVQEELNKMLTRGGARRGFELMAETGILRQVLPEVDGMRGVAQPPRFHPEGDVWQHTLIMLDILSMEDKPEANAVLAWGVLLHDVGKPVTRTEDENGVHFYGHVKLGETIADALMRRLRFSRADRETVLSLIHQHMVFMNVQQMRPARLKRFLRMPDFNLHLQLHRLDCLASHGMLDNYDFCLERLQNMEQEELHPPRLLTGDDLLAMGFSPGKLMGEVLRALEEEQLEDRIHTREEAAAFVRTRWK encoded by the coding sequence CTGAAGGAAGCCGGATTTGAAGCCTATTTCGTAGGCGGTTGCGTCCGGGATTTTATCCGCGGCAAGGTTCCCGGCGATTATGATATTGTAACATCCGCCCTGCCCGATCAGGTGATCCATCTGTTTGAGCGCACCGTTGCCGTCGGCGCCAAATTCGGTGTGGTCGTGGTGATGGAAGGCGGGCATTCCTGTGAAGTGGCTACTTTTCGCAGCGACGACGTGTACGAAGACGGACGCCGGCCCTCCCAGGTTCACTTTTCATCCGCCCGGGAAGATGTTTTCAGACGGGATTTCACCGCTAACGGCCTGTTAATGGATGCCGTGACGGGAGAGATTATTGATTACGTGGACGGCCGCGCCGATATTCAAAAGAAAATCATTCGCACGATCGGCGATCCGGCTCACCGTTTCAATGAAGACTATTTGAGAATGATGCGGGCAATCCGTTTTGCCGCTAATCTGGATTTTGCCCTGGACGAAGCGGCGAAAGATGCCATTACCCGGAATGCGGCCAAGATAAAAGAAATCAGCGCGGAACGTGTGCAGGAGGAATTAAATAAAATGCTCACGCGCGGCGGCGCAAGGCGGGGCTTTGAATTAATGGCCGAAACGGGCATCCTCAGGCAGGTATTGCCGGAAGTGGATGGTATGCGCGGGGTGGCGCAGCCGCCTCGTTTTCATCCGGAAGGCGATGTCTGGCAGCACACGTTAATCATGCTGGATATATTATCCATGGAAGATAAACCCGAAGCCAATGCGGTGCTCGCCTGGGGGGTGCTGTTGCATGATGTCGGCAAGCCCGTAACAAGGACGGAAGATGAAAACGGCGTCCATTTCTACGGGCATGTGAAGCTGGGAGAAACCATCGCCGACGCTTTGATGCGGCGGCTGCGATTCTCCCGCGCCGACCGGGAAACGGTTCTGAGCTTAATTCATCAGCACATGGTTTTCATGAACGTACAGCAAATGCGGCCGGCCCGTCTGAAACGATTTCTGCGGATGCCGGATTTTAATCTGCACCTGCAATTGCATCGACTGGATTGCCTGGCCAGCCACGGGATGCTGGACAATTATGATTTCTGCCTTGAGCGGTTGCAGAATATGGAGCAGGAGGAGCTGCATCCGCCGCGGTTGTTGACCGGTGATGATTTGCTGGCGATGGGCTTTTCTCCGGGAAAGCTGATGGGGGAGGTCTTGCGGGCGCTGGAAGAAGAACAGCTGGAAGACAGAATCCATACCAGGGAAGAGGCGGCGGCCTTTGTGCGAACCCGCTGGAAATGA
- a CDS encoding hydrolase translates to MGHTIQAGAFAQVENAVRLTEKLKGQGLSATYFKAADGLFKVRFGNFSSKEKARLRAQSLQSAGVIEAFYIVLPEDSAAAKRKQYGEDYLRESLVKSARDFIGVPYLWGGVSAEKGFDCSGLTMTVYQLNGLDLPRHSRTQYDAGDTIDRRDLQKGDLVFFATRGQGKISHVGIYIGDGQFIHAPSRGKKIRIDSLSAEYYVRHYVGAKKYL, encoded by the coding sequence ATGGGCCACACCATCCAGGCGGGCGCTTTTGCGCAGGTGGAAAACGCCGTGCGCCTGACGGAAAAACTTAAAGGCCAGGGACTTTCCGCCACCTATTTCAAAGCAGCCGACGGGCTGTTTAAAGTACGGTTCGGCAATTTCTCATCGAAAGAAAAGGCGCGGCTTCGGGCCCAATCGCTGCAAAGTGCGGGGGTGATCGAAGCATTCTATATTGTGCTGCCGGAAGATTCCGCCGCGGCAAAGCGCAAGCAGTATGGCGAAGATTATTTAAGAGAGTCGCTGGTCAAATCGGCGCGGGACTTTATCGGCGTGCCTTATCTGTGGGGCGGCGTGTCCGCTGAGAAGGGATTTGACTGCAGCGGCCTGACCATGACGGTCTATCAGTTGAATGGTCTGGATCTGCCGCGGCATTCGCGAACGCAGTATGATGCGGGCGATACGATTGACCGGCGCGATCTGCAGAAAGGCGACCTGGTTTTTTTTGCAACGCGCGGGCAGGGAAAAATATCGCATGTGGGCATTTATATCGGTGACGGTCAGTTCATCCATGCGCCGTCGCGCGGTAAAAAAATCCGGATAGACTCTCTGTCTGCGGAATATTATGTCCGCCATTATGTCGGCGCAAAAAAATATTTATAA
- a CDS encoding carbohydrate kinase — protein MTQDLILSIDNGTQSVRALIFDLKGNLLYQKRVPMQPYVSRQPGWAEQDVPYYWKSLCQACQMLWSETSVPKEAIAGVTLTSQRCTMINLDRNGNPLRPAMVWLDQRRTSGLKPIGGFWGLAFKLSGMSETVAYLQAEAESNWIKRYQPEVWSKTHKFLFLSGYLTYRLTGQFVDSIGCQVGYIPFDYKKKAWASSWNWKWPVTQVEPRMLPDLIEPAGVLGQITRQAAADTGIPEGLPVFAAAADKACEVLGAGCLEPHIGCLSYGTSATINTTHYKYIEAIPLIPPYPSAVPDAYSLEIQIYRGYWMVSWFSEQFAHMEQQMAGEQGVKVETLIEELLHDVPPGSMGLILQPYWSPGIKVPGPEAKGAVIGFGDVHNRAHFYRAILEGLAYALREGKEREEKRSGVDITELRVSGGGSQSNSAMQLTADIFGMPTARSHIYETSGLGAAIDAAVGLKMHRNFKDAVAEMTRIGQYFEPDLNTHKIYDQLYNRVYKQMYKKLKPLYEEIRDITGYPKRAGEG, from the coding sequence ATGACTCAGGACTTAATTCTCAGTATTGATAACGGCACGCAATCTGTCCGGGCTCTCATTTTTGATTTAAAGGGCAATTTGCTTTACCAAAAAAGAGTTCCCATGCAGCCTTACGTTTCACGACAGCCGGGTTGGGCGGAGCAGGATGTTCCCTATTACTGGAAATCGCTCTGCCAGGCCTGTCAGATGCTCTGGAGTGAGACATCCGTGCCGAAGGAAGCGATCGCGGGCGTTACGCTGACCTCACAGCGCTGCACCATGATCAATCTCGATAGAAACGGAAATCCACTGCGACCGGCAATGGTCTGGCTGGATCAGAGACGCACCAGCGGTTTGAAGCCGATTGGCGGATTCTGGGGTCTGGCTTTTAAATTGTCGGGCATGAGCGAAACCGTTGCCTACCTTCAGGCAGAAGCGGAGAGCAACTGGATCAAACGTTATCAGCCGGAGGTCTGGAGCAAAACGCACAAGTTTTTATTTCTCTCCGGCTATCTGACGTATCGTCTGACCGGACAATTTGTTGATTCAATCGGATGTCAGGTCGGCTATATTCCCTTCGATTACAAAAAAAAGGCCTGGGCGTCATCCTGGAATTGGAAATGGCCGGTCACCCAGGTCGAACCCCGGATGCTGCCGGATTTGATCGAGCCTGCGGGCGTGCTGGGACAGATCACCCGTCAGGCTGCCGCCGATACCGGAATACCGGAAGGACTGCCGGTATTCGCCGCCGCCGCAGACAAGGCTTGTGAAGTGCTCGGCGCCGGATGTCTTGAGCCGCATATCGGCTGTCTGAGCTATGGCACATCGGCGACCATTAATACAACACACTATAAATATATTGAGGCCATACCGCTGATTCCCCCTTATCCCTCGGCAGTACCGGACGCTTACAGCCTGGAAATACAGATTTACCGGGGGTACTGGATGGTCAGCTGGTTTTCAGAGCAATTTGCTCATATGGAGCAGCAGATGGCCGGGGAGCAGGGTGTTAAAGTCGAAACGCTTATTGAAGAACTCCTGCATGACGTGCCGCCCGGTTCCATGGGATTGATTCTCCAGCCCTACTGGTCGCCGGGCATTAAAGTGCCCGGACCGGAGGCCAAGGGGGCTGTGATCGGTTTTGGCGACGTGCACAACCGGGCGCATTTCTACCGTGCCATTCTGGAAGGTCTGGCGTATGCCCTCAGGGAGGGCAAGGAGCGCGAGGAAAAGCGCAGCGGCGTGGATATTACCGAATTGCGCGTTTCCGGCGGCGGATCGCAAAGCAACTCGGCCATGCAACTGACCGCTGATATCTTCGGCATGCCGACCGCGCGCTCGCATATTTATGAAACATCAGGGCTGGGCGCGGCCATTGATGCGGCAGTCGGGTTGAAGATGCACCGGAACTTCAAGGACGCTGTTGCGGAGATGACCCGTATCGGACAATATTTTGAACCGGATCTCAATACGCACAAGATATATGATCAACTTTACAATCGTGTTTACAAACAAATGTATAAAAAGTTAAAGCCGCTTTATGAAGAAATCCGCGACATCACCGGCTATCCCAAAAGGGCGGGGGAGGGGTAG
- a CDS encoding ABC transporter ATP-binding protein yields MLELKNLYFTVQEDDEAGGKSRNIIDGIDFTFQDGKFYAITGPNGSGKTTLAKLIMGVNPASQGAILFNGQDVSAWTITQRAKAGIAYSFQQPARFKGITFRDLLTIATGIEDENKLLAILGRVGICPLSFLDKEVDARLSGGEIKKIELATTIAANPKLAIYDEPDTGIDLWTIGPMVNLLKKELADNHTTTIVVSHNRAFLEAADEILIINSGKIAYSGNLEGAMPLLDDLSVCTYRDSCEGDHDAGCYR; encoded by the coding sequence ATGCTGGAATTAAAGAATTTGTATTTTACGGTGCAGGAAGATGACGAAGCCGGAGGGAAGAGCCGCAATATCATCGATGGGATCGATTTCACTTTTCAGGACGGCAAATTCTACGCCATTACCGGCCCCAACGGCAGTGGTAAAACCACGCTGGCTAAATTAATCATGGGCGTCAATCCGGCATCACAAGGCGCCATCCTTTTCAACGGACAGGATGTTTCCGCATGGACCATCACCCAACGGGCCAAGGCGGGCATTGCCTATAGTTTCCAGCAGCCTGCCCGTTTTAAAGGCATCACGTTTCGCGATTTGCTGACGATTGCCACCGGCATTGAGGATGAAAACAAGCTTCTGGCGATTCTTGGCCGGGTAGGCATCTGTCCTCTGTCTTTTCTGGACAAAGAAGTGGATGCCAGGCTTTCCGGCGGTGAAATCAAAAAAATTGAGCTGGCCACCACCATCGCCGCTAATCCCAAACTGGCTATATACGATGAACCGGATACGGGAATTGATTTATGGACCATAGGTCCGATGGTCAATCTTCTGAAGAAGGAGCTGGCTGACAATCATACGACAACGATCGTCGTCAGTCACAACAGAGCCTTTTTAGAGGCGGCGGATGAGATTCTGATTATCAATTCGGGCAAGATTGCCTATAGCGGAAACCTGGAAGGCGCTATGCCGCTTCTGGATGATTTGAGTGTGTGTACTTACCGGGACAGTTGTGAAGGAGATCATGATGCTGGATGCTATAGATAA
- a CDS encoding ABC transporter permease: MLDAIDKTLLKTVADLESLPKGAYNIRKNGKLLSRQVSANINIETNAEGTGIIVTIKPGTKNESVHIPVILSQAGLYDVVYNSFIVGDDAEVTIIAGCGIHCGSSEPEGHAGIHEFKVGKKAKVTYVEKHYAAGDGKGRRTLNPTTRVYLEDGAQANMELTQIAGVDEANRLNEAVLGHGSLLLITERVLTDGDQTAVSTNNIALKGAGSRANMISRSVMKGNSKQIFYATMDAQNECFGHIECDAIIMDNGTNETMPSLKAGHPDATLTHEASIGKIASDQLTKLMSLGLTYDQAVNRIIQGFLK, from the coding sequence ATGCTGGATGCTATAGATAAAACATTATTAAAAACGGTTGCCGATTTGGAAAGTTTGCCCAAGGGCGCCTACAATATACGAAAAAACGGCAAACTTCTGAGCCGGCAGGTATCGGCCAATATCAACATTGAAACCAATGCTGAAGGAACAGGCATTATCGTTACCATCAAGCCGGGGACAAAAAACGAATCGGTTCATATCCCGGTCATCTTGAGCCAGGCCGGTCTTTATGATGTGGTCTATAACTCCTTTATCGTCGGAGATGATGCCGAGGTGACCATCATTGCCGGTTGCGGCATTCACTGCGGTTCGTCTGAACCGGAAGGGCATGCCGGCATCCATGAATTTAAAGTCGGCAAAAAAGCGAAGGTTACCTATGTTGAAAAGCACTATGCCGCAGGCGACGGCAAGGGACGCAGGACACTCAATCCGACCACCAGGGTATACCTGGAGGATGGCGCACAGGCGAACATGGAGCTGACCCAGATTGCCGGTGTGGATGAAGCCAACCGGTTGAATGAAGCGGTGCTGGGTCATGGCAGTCTTTTGTTGATTACGGAAAGGGTTTTAACGGATGGTGATCAGACAGCCGTATCCACGAATAATATCGCTTTAAAAGGCGCGGGAAGCCGCGCCAACATGATTTCCCGCTCCGTCATGAAGGGCAATTCCAAACAGATATTTTACGCAACGATGGATGCGCAAAACGAATGTTTCGGCCATATTGAATGTGATGCCATTATTATGGATAACGGCACCAATGAAACCATGCCGTCGCTGAAAGCGGGACATCCTGATGCGACATTGACTCATGAAGCTTCTATCGGTAAAATTGCAAGTGATCAATTGACCAAACTGATGAGTCTGGGGCTGACATATGACCAGGCGGTCAACCGGATCATTCAGGGTTTCCTGAAATAG
- a CDS encoding rubrerythrin produces MSKTEDALKEAFAGESQANRKYLAFAAKADAEGFPQAARLFRAAAEAETVHAHAHLRAMKGIRSTKENLQEAIAGETHEFKSMYPAMIESAKAEGHKEAERSFMYANEVEKIHAGLYQQMLDSLDAAKDAYSYYVCPVCGFTVENEAPETCPVCGAKGKMFKKVD; encoded by the coding sequence ATGTCGAAAACAGAAGATGCATTAAAAGAAGCCTTTGCCGGCGAGTCGCAGGCCAACCGCAAATACCTGGCATTTGCCGCCAAGGCGGACGCAGAGGGGTTTCCCCAGGCCGCCAGACTTTTCCGCGCGGCGGCGGAAGCGGAAACAGTCCATGCCCATGCCCATCTGCGGGCCATGAAAGGCATCCGCTCCACCAAAGAGAATCTGCAGGAAGCGATTGCCGGTGAAACGCACGAATTCAAAAGCATGTATCCGGCTATGATTGAGAGCGCCAAAGCGGAAGGGCACAAAGAAGCCGAACGTTCTTTTATGTATGCCAACGAAGTGGAAAAAATTCATGCCGGGCTCTATCAGCAGATGCTCGATTCTCTGGACGCCGCGAAAGATGCTTACAGTTACTATGTTTGCCCCGTTTGCGGTTTTACCGTGGAAAATGAAGCGCCGGAAACCTGTCCCGTCTGCGGCGCCAAAGGCAAAATGTTCAAAAAAGTTGATTGA
- a CDS encoding ABC transporter ATP-binding protein: protein MIYFRNVSLSFLDRQLFDEINWTIHPKSRIGLVGDNGTGKTTLFRAILDQVHLDSGFIDIPDRKQKKIGYLPQDLVELEATGLIDYLRKKSGIEELENTIRGLEQQISQARPNTHEYSELTRHYADATAEFSTRDGYAFEARAKQILKGFGFRENDFAKTCDLFSGGWKMRILLTSILLARPDIMLLDEPTNHLDTESMEWLESYLKDYPGTILVISHDHFFLDKIATQIAELSNRHIHIYKGNYTYYLAEKERRLEALKKEMELQKAQIRKIEEFVERFRYKASKAAQVQSRVKMLEKFKDIKLDGNGRSIAMKFPEGKKSVKEVVRVSELGHAYGDLTVFSGLNFSLFRGDKVAFVGVNGSGKSTLSRLLSLSEEPTSGAVKYGDGVNMAFFSQESSQNLTYSNTIWEEVNSVPTSADDQDKRNLLGAFLFSGDDIFKSVGILSGGEKSRLALLKIMLLDTNFLILDEPTNHLDIKTKDIFQNALIHYFGTVAIVSHDRYFLDHLVNKVFELKDGRIFDYPGNYSYFIEKRSQMAADVSLKDNRGEATSDKTLSLKDKKRIEAEERNRLSKIKNALKKELAAVEEKIARLEAGKAAGEQALCDPETHRDPVKIKELAMELKTVENDLEQAYHLWTELSCKLEEETPASNG, encoded by the coding sequence GTGATTTATTTCCGTAATGTGAGTCTGTCTTTTTTAGACAGGCAACTGTTTGATGAAATTAACTGGACGATCCATCCGAAGAGCCGCATCGGTCTGGTAGGCGACAACGGTACGGGGAAAACCACGCTCTTTCGGGCTATCCTGGATCAGGTGCATCTCGATTCGGGCTTTATCGATATTCCCGACCGGAAGCAGAAAAAGATCGGTTATCTGCCGCAGGATCTGGTTGAACTGGAAGCCACCGGCCTGATTGACTATCTCCGGAAGAAAAGCGGCATAGAGGAACTGGAAAATACCATCCGCGGTCTGGAACAGCAAATTTCACAGGCCAGACCCAACACGCACGAATACAGCGAACTCACCCGCCATTATGCCGACGCGACAGCCGAGTTTTCAACCCGCGACGGCTACGCTTTTGAAGCACGCGCCAAGCAAATTCTCAAAGGGTTCGGGTTTCGTGAAAACGATTTTGCCAAAACCTGTGATTTGTTTTCCGGCGGCTGGAAAATGAGGATTCTGCTGACCTCCATCCTGCTGGCCCGGCCGGACATCATGCTGCTCGATGAACCCACCAACCACCTGGACACGGAAAGCATGGAGTGGCTGGAAAGTTACCTCAAAGATTACCCCGGAACCATTCTGGTGATATCCCATGATCATTTTTTTCTCGACAAAATCGCCACGCAAATCGCGGAGCTCTCTAACCGCCATATTCATATTTATAAAGGCAATTATACCTATTATCTGGCCGAAAAAGAACGGCGGCTGGAAGCGCTGAAGAAAGAAATGGAACTGCAAAAAGCGCAGATCAGAAAAATTGAGGAATTCGTAGAGCGCTTCCGCTACAAGGCCAGCAAAGCCGCCCAGGTGCAAAGCCGGGTTAAAATGCTGGAAAAATTCAAGGACATCAAGCTGGACGGAAACGGCAGAAGCATTGCCATGAAATTTCCGGAAGGCAAAAAAAGTGTCAAGGAAGTTGTCCGTGTTTCCGAACTAGGCCACGCCTATGGCGACTTGACGGTCTTTTCCGGGCTGAATTTCTCACTTTTCCGCGGTGACAAGGTCGCCTTCGTGGGCGTGAACGGTTCAGGCAAATCAACTCTTTCGCGGCTTTTAAGCCTCTCGGAGGAACCCACCTCCGGCGCCGTAAAATACGGCGACGGGGTCAACATGGCTTTCTTCTCGCAGGAAAGTTCACAAAACCTTACCTACTCAAATACCATCTGGGAAGAAGTCAATTCCGTCCCGACGTCCGCCGACGATCAGGACAAGCGCAATCTGCTGGGCGCATTTCTTTTTTCCGGCGATGACATTTTTAAATCCGTCGGCATTCTGTCGGGTGGCGAAAAATCCCGATTGGCCCTTTTAAAGATCATGCTTTTGGACACCAACTTTTTGATTCTGGATGAACCCACCAATCACCTGGACATCAAGACGAAAGATATTTTTCAAAACGCACTGATCCATTATTTCGGTACGGTGGCCATCGTCTCCCATGACCGTTACTTTCTGGATCATCTGGTCAACAAGGTGTTTGAACTCAAGGACGGCAGGATCTTTGATTATCCGGGCAATTATTCCTACTTTATTGAAAAACGCTCTCAGATGGCGGCGGACGTTTCACTGAAAGACAATCGCGGGGAAGCAACCTCGGATAAAACCCTTTCACTGAAAGACAAAAAAAGAATCGAAGCGGAGGAACGTAATCGCCTCTCGAAAATCAAAAACGCATTAAAAAAAGAACTGGCCGCGGTGGAAGAAAAAATCGCCAGACTGGAAGCCGGAAAAGCCGCCGGTGAACAAGCCCTGTGTGATCCGGAGACGCACAGAGACCCGGTTAAAATTAAAGAACTCGCCATGGAGCTCAAGACTGTCGAAAATGACCTCGAACAAGCCTACCATTTATGGACGGAACTGAGTTGCAAGCTGGAAGAGGAAACACCGGCAAGCAATGGATAG
- a CDS encoding chemotaxis protein CheX: MNVDLINAFVDGSIHVLKVMAFIDANAGKPFLKKDKLAMGDVSGIIVFSGSMTGSLALSFSEACIFKIVSNMIGEDVSAINQLVLDAAGELTNMISGDARKRMQSKGLIVTAGIPSVFSGKNHEIIHTLEGPSIVIPFNTTFGSFVGDFNIQQKK, encoded by the coding sequence ATGAATGTCGATCTCATTAATGCCTTTGTGGATGGTTCAATTCATGTTTTAAAAGTCATGGCATTTATCGATGCAAACGCGGGAAAACCCTTTTTAAAAAAGGACAAATTGGCAATGGGTGATGTTTCCGGCATCATCGTCTTTTCAGGATCCATGACGGGGTCGCTGGCCTTAAGTTTTTCCGAGGCTTGCATTTTCAAAATAGTATCCAATATGATAGGTGAAGACGTCAGCGCCATCAATCAATTAGTTCTGGATGCCGCAGGCGAACTCACCAACATGATTTCCGGCGATGCAAGAAAGAGAATGCAAAGCAAAGGCCTCATAGTAACCGCCGGAATCCCTTCCGTATTTTCCGGTAAAAATCATGAAATCATCCATACCCTTGAGGGCCCAAGCATTGTCATCCCTTTTAATACGACCTTCGGCTCATTTGTAGGGGATTTCAATATTCAACAAAAGAAATAG
- a CDS encoding response regulator: MNEETTILIVDDSELIRMLVQNILEQEGYKHFIVAKDGVSAYKILKAQKIDLIISDWNMLGMTGIELLIKVRADQEISQIPFIMLSVETLDITIDQAFKSGANDFITKPFNVKDLTDSVARVMGQAH, from the coding sequence ATGAATGAAGAAACCACCATTCTGATCGTCGATGATAGTGAACTCATCAGGATGCTTGTCCAAAATATCCTGGAGCAGGAAGGCTATAAACATTTCATCGTGGCGAAAGATGGTGTTTCGGCCTACAAGATCTTAAAGGCTCAAAAGATAGATCTCATCATCTCCGACTGGAATATGTTGGGAATGACGGGGATTGAACTTCTGATAAAAGTTCGGGCAGACCAGGAAATCTCTCAAATTCCTTTTATCATGTTATCTGTTGAGACTCTCGATATCACGATAGACCAGGCCTTCAAAAGCGGCGCCAATGATTTTATTACCAAGCCATTTAACGTCAAAGATCTGACGGACAGCGTTGCCCGGGTTATGGGGCAAGCCCATTGA